One part of the Asterias amurensis chromosome 11, ASM3211899v1 genome encodes these proteins:
- the LOC139944200 gene encoding 5-hydroxytryptamine receptor 2B-like — MAETHEILTILKILMPLVGSIGFVGNVLVCVTIIYTKKLHNVTNLMILNLAVADALVSVVTPLHPFLAVNFILNVSSPPNTNITQCKANGYFHFISFFIYVLFHNCFSAQSVVSLTLSNFERFIGISRPLQYVSYFTRRKIMLLLLAVWIIPVMVHTPQTIIIVESYTKGNCTTKTAFQENGVLNIGAMLLLFLPLAATIWMYIRILINLKQGARNLEEQGIQGPAQELHQAHKKVTSTLAIITTAFFILVLPGATWQTFSLQQTNILKLQGSVVAERLRARNSNSGVSGFKPQA, encoded by the exons ATGGCTGAAACTCATGAAATACTCACTATCTTAAAGATCCTGATGCCACTTGTTGGGAGTATTGGATTTGTTGGAAATGTTCTTGTATGTGTGACTATAATCTACACCAAGAAACTGCATAATGTGACCAATTTGATGATACTCAACCTCGCTGTTGCAGATGCATTGGTCTCTGTTGTAACTCCTCTACATCCATTTCTTGCAGTGAACTTCATACTCAATGTGTCGagtccaccaaatacaaacatCACCCAATGTAAAGCAAATGGATATTTCCACTTTATTAGTTTCTTTATTTATGTGTTATTCCATAACTGTTTCAGCGCCCAATCTGTTGTCAGTCTAACATTGTCCAACTTTGAACGATTTATTGGAATCAGTCGACCTTTGCAGTATGTAAGCTACTTCACTAGGAGAAAGATCATGCTGTTGTTACTTGCTGTTTGGATAATTCCAGTAATGGTGCATACCCCTCAAACAATTATCATTGTGGAATCATATACAAAAGGAAATTGTACAACTAAAACAGCTTTTCAGGAAAATGGAGTGCTAAACATAGGAGCAATGCTGTTGCTCTTTCTACCCCTTGCAGCTACAATTTGGATGTACATCAGAATCCTCATCAATTTGAAACAAGGAGCCAGAAACCTAGAAGAGCAAGGAATCCAGGGCCCAGCTCAAGAACTGCATCAAGCTCACAAGAAAGTCACCAGCACTCTTGCTATCATCACCACAGCTTTCTTCATTCTGGTTTTGCCTGGAGCAACATGGCAGACATTCTC TTTGCAACAGACAAATATACTTAAACTACaaggaagtgttgtggccgagcggttgagAGCAcggaattcaaactctggtgtttctgggtTCAAGCCCCAggcctga